The Bdellovibrio sp. NC01 genome includes the window GCACTTCTTTTGGAGACGCACCTCGATCATCGCCGCCATTTGCCACTTTTGTGTCCATTTGGAACTTATGTCCACTCCCAGAGAGTGCTTCGAAGCCCAGACCTCCGGTCCACTTCGTTTGACAGCTCATGTGCGCCATATTTCCTCCCCATGCGTTAGGCTTAACGAATGAAAGAATAACTCTGATAACGCCCGAAGTAAATACTGGGAAAATTTGCGTTGGCGCGGCAGCCCAGTGTAAACTTAGAGGGTTAGGAGTGTCTTATGTTGTTAGTTATCGCTATAGCCCTTATTGCAATTATCGCCGGTGGTGGATTGGGCTTGGCTTTACATAAATTGCAGAACGCGCGCACTCTTCGTTTAGCTCGTGAAGAAGCCAATGAAATTCTCGGAGAAGCCAAAGAGGCTGTCGAGCTTCGTCAGCTAGAAGAAAAAGAACGCGTGCAAGAAATTGAAATGGAAATGTGGACAAAGATTGAAGCTGAGATGTTAAAGACCGAAGGTCGCATCGAAGATCTTCAAGAAGTTGCTAACGAGAAAAAATCGAAAGCAGATTCCCTTGTTCAAGAAGAAAAGAAAAAACTGCAAGAGCGTGAAGCTGAAGTTAAAGTTCAAGAACAAGCCTTGAAATCTCAAGAAGCAGAACTGAATAAAGTTAAAGAAGTTCAAAAATCTTTGAATAAAGATTTCGTGGAAAAATTAACTGCAAAATTGAACACCTCTGCCGAAGAATTCAAAACGCAATTGAAAACGATGATGGAAGACGAAGCCCAACGTCGTGCGGCCCGTCTTGCGCAAGAACATGAAGAAGATGTGAAAGAACATGCGGAAACTCGTGCGAAAAAAATCTTGGGCCTGATCATCGACCGCTTCGCACGCCCTTACTGTGCAGAGCGTGGCATTGGTGCCGTGAACTTCCCAGACAACCACGTCCGCAAACTTTTCTGCGATCCTGCGGGTGAAAATATCAAAACCGTTCAAGAAACTTGCGGTTGCGATATCATCGTTGAAGAAGGTTTGGATATGGTTGGCGTTGCAGGTTTTGATCCTGTTCGTCGTGAATTAACGCGCAGAACTTTGGAACGCATCTTCAAAGAGAAGAAAAGCATTACTCCAGATTTCATTCGTAAAATCGCTGAAAACCAAAAGAAAGAACTTACGAAAAATATCAAACACGATGGCGACTCTTTAGCCAAAGAGTTGAAACTTGAAGGTTTGCATCCAGAGATCCGTCAGATGATGGGTTCTTTGCGCTATCGTTACTCTTTCACACAAAATCAATACTTCCACTGCGGCGAAGTGGGTTGGCTTGCTGGCCTTCTAGCTTCGGAATTGGGTATCGATATTAAGAAAGCTCGCCGTGTAGGCATGCTTCACGATATCGGTAAATCGATGGACCATGTGATGGAAGGTGGCCATGCTGTGATTGGTGCTGACTTCATCGCGGCTCGCAATGAAGCACCAGATGTGGTTCATGCGGTTAAAGCCCATCACTTTGACGAACAACCTTCAACAGATCATGCGTTTGTTGTCATCGCAGCCGATGCGATTTCTGGCGCTCGTCCTGGTGCACGTCGTTCGACGATTGAATCATACAACCAAAAAGTCTCTGAACTTCAAGACATCGCACGAAGCTTCCAAGGCGTAACTGACTGTTTCGTTTTGAGTGGCGGTCGTGAATGCCGAGTGATGGTGAATGGCAAAAAGATCGACGATACTCACGCACTTGATCTCTCAAAAAAGATCGCTGCGCGTATCGAAGAGGAATGCAATTATCCAGGACAAATCAAAGTTGTTGTGGTCCGCGAAACAATTGTAACTGAGCAAACTCGTAAAGAGCTCGCGTAACGCGAGTTCTTTGCTGAAACGCATCGGACCTTTCATTAAAACCCCTTCATACTCACGGTTTTAGAAGATTTTTCCACTCCAAATCGGTTCAAATAAGGCAATGCACTTAGGAGAACTCGATATGGTACTTGAAACAACGTCTTCCTCAACAAATCTAGAAAAGCAGCACGCTCCACGTGTTTTAGTTATCGATGACAGTTTGGATTCAGTAAAACTGATGTCACACATTCTCGATCACTATAAATGCGACGTGACTATGGCTTTCGACGGACAAGACGCCATTCCTCTTCTTGTGAATAAGCAATTTGATTTGGTTGTTTTGGACTGGCAAATGCCACAAATGGGCGGCCGCGATACTTTACTTTTGATGGACCGTCTTTTGACTGAAAAGAAAGTTCATAAGGTACGCAAACCAATTCCTGTGGTGATCTACACAGGTCACAGCGAAGAAGAATTGGATTTGCCGCTTGTACGCAACTTCTCTTACTTGGGCTTCATCAATAAGCGCCAAGCCTTCAGTTCAATGATGCGATCTTTTAATTTTATTTTGCGTTCTATCTAGGCAACTAGGAACGCTAAGTTTGAGGGGCCCTTGCTTCACGCAGGGGCCTCCAACGCCAACTTCGTTCTTTCGTATTAGAACGCCGCTGTCTCGGGATTAGGACCAATACGACCCTCCGCTGAATCCATCTTCGCAATCTTTTCCATGTCGCTGTTATCAAGCGTAAAACCAAACACATCAAAATTTTCTTTAATGCGTGAAGGTGTTACTGATTTTGGAATCACAATCAAACCTGATTGCAAATGCCAACGCAAAATAATCTGCGCTACAGATTTTCCATGTTTCGCCGCGATTTCTGATAGAGTCGCATCTTGCAAGATTTTACCTTGGCCAAGTGGACTCCACGATTCTGTGGCGATGCCTTTTTCTGCGTGGAACTTGCGAAGTTCTTTTTGTTGGAAATTCGGATGAAGTTCGATTTGATTTACTGCTGGTACTTCGCCCGTTTCTGCAATGATCTTTTTTAAGTTATCGATCGTGAAATTTGAAACACCGATCGTCTTAACACGACCTTCCTTACGAAGTTGAATAAGCGCTTTCCATGTATCCACGAACAGACCACGATGTGGCGATGGCCAATGGATCAAATACATGTCCAAGTAATCAAGCTTTAGCTTTTTCATGCTTTGTTCAAACGCGCTTAACGTCGAATCGTAACCTTGATTTTCATTCCATAGTTTTGTTGTGATGAAAAGCTCTTCGCGCTTCACTGAAGAGTTTTGAATCGCGCGTCCTAAGCCGTCTTCGTTGCGATAAATCGCTGCACCATCGATAGAGCGATAGCCGACTTTAATTGCTTCAAGCACAGCCGTTTCCGCTTCCGCATCTGGAACTTGCCACAAACCGAAGCCAAGTTGTGGAATTGTTTTACCGTCGTTGAGTTTAAGAGAAGGAACATTCGACATAAGACACCTCTTATTTTGTAACAAACATAAGCACCATTTAGCTCTTCTGTTCGATTTCGGTCAAGTTTGCATTCTGTGAGATCCCAAGATGACGCGCATTTCACGAATGTTAAAATGACAAGCAATGTATAAAATTTATTTTAGTGGATAACTTTGATCTTCAGAATCTGAATTGTTATCTTAACTGCATATGGACCCTGACCCCAATTTAAATCTCGTAAGCCTTTCTTTAATTAACACCCAAAATAAAATCGCACGCGAGGAGCTTGTATGATGACGGAGCTTCTGGTTGTTGCCGTATGTTTATTTTTAAATATGCTTTTATCAGGTGCCGAGATGGCCTTCGTCACAGTTCGCAAACTGCAACTGAAAAACATCTCTGCCAAAGATAAACGCGCTAAACTTTTACTGCAGTTAAAAGAAAATCCTGAACGCACCCTGAGCGTGATCCAAATTGGTATCACACTTGTCGGCGCTATTGCGGCAGCTGTTGGTGGTGCCGGTGCTGAAGAAGCGCTGACTCCCCACCTGGTACAAACTTTTGCCTTGAAAGAACAAACAGCAGAAGCCATTTCCATCGCCTTGGTTGTTTTGCCGTTGTCTTATTTAAGCGTCGTTGTCGGTGAACTTGTTCCAAAAACATTGGCGTTAAGAAATTCTTTATTTATTTCCCTGTGGGCGGCACGCTGGCTTTATTGGGGCGAAAAGATTTTATCGCCGGCCGTATGGTTGCTGGAAAAATCAACGCATATCATTCTTAAAATTTTTAGTCTGACTGAAAAAACCGAAACCGCTACGGATCAAGATTTAGAAATTGAAGATCTACCACATCAAACGAAGCAATACGTAATGAATATCGTTAGCGCCGATAAAACATTGGCGCGCGAAGTGATGGTTCCATGGAAAGACGTCGTGTACTTGCGTAAAGGTGATTCCATCGAAGACGTGGAAACAATCATCGTGAATTCGGGGCACACACGTGTGCCCGTCGTTGAAGATGGTAACGTCATTGGCCTTATCAACAGCAAAGAATTTTTCGTCGCCCGCAAATACAAAGAAGAAGATCCCGACTGGTCCAGCCTGATTCGCCCATGCTTAAAGTTTAAATCCTTTGAGCCACTGTTTCGTATTCTGATCAAAATGCAGGAAGAAAACTCCCACATGGCCGTGATCTATGATCGCGCCACAGTGGCCGGATTAGTGACAATGGAAAACATCTTCGAAGAAATCATCGGCGACATCTACGACGAAGACGATGATGGGTATGTAAAAAAACTTCTGGCAAGCCGCGCTCGCCGCCGCCCATAATAAAAAACCCCGGTTCATCACCGGGGTTTTTTATTTGTTCTTAAAGAACTTTGTTTGCGTGATATTGTTCTTCGTTGAAGTCGTCTACCAAGATCGCGTCGTAGCGAACGGCGTCTGCTTCTTGAAGAAGTTTAAATTCTTCTTCAGTGATAACATTCTTGCTGCGAGCTTCGTCGAACAATTGGTTTGCTTTCTTCTTCGGAAGAGTGCCCGCGTGAACTGCTTTTCTGATTTTCTTTTCAGCAGCTTCTGCTTTCAAAGATACAGAGAATGCATAATCCAAACGACCTACTGCTTGATCGCGTTCTTTTGGAAGATAGATACCTTCAGTCAAACGATCACGGATACCGCCTTCTTTCATCATTGCTGATGCGATAGCGTGTGTCCAACCGTCAGAAGCTTGCGAACCGATTGAGTTGATACGAGACCAAGCACCCAACCAGCCTTTGAAGAACCAACGAAGACCAGGGATCTTCAAGTTATCAAAGATACCATCGAAACCTTTTTGAATCTCAGCCATGCACACTTTCAAGTTGTAGTGTGCGAAAGCCAGATCTTCTTCACGACGACCTTCAGCTTCAAAACGGCGAAGGATCGCAGTTGCGATGTACATATGAGCCAAGATGTCTGCGAAGCGACCCGTGATTTTCTCTTTCATTTTCAAAGAGCCACCAAGAACGCCCATTGCAACGTCAGCAAGCAATGCGAAAGTTGCTGAAGTCCAAGACATACGACGGAAGTAAACTTTCATTTGCGGATGGCAATCTGGAGTTGATGCCAAGTAACCGCGAGAGCATGACAACAAGATCGCACGGCACGTATTACGTACGATGTGACCAATGTGGCCGAAGAATGCTCTGTCGAATGCTCTTAAGTCATTAGCTTCATAAGCTTTAACTTCAGAGTACGCGAATGGATGGGCACGAAGCGCACCTTGACCGAAGATGATCAATGTACGAGTCATGATGTTCGCACCTTCAACCGTGATACCGATTGGAGTTGCGATATAGATTTCAGCCAAAACGTTACGAGGGCCCAAAGAGATACCCGCACCGCCCATGATGTCCATCGCATCAACGATCACTTTACGACCCATTTCAGTCGCATAGTATTTTTGCATCGCTGTGATAACGCCTGGTTTGATACCTTTATCAAGTGCACCCAAGCAGTATCTTCTCATCGCCTCAAGAGCGTAAGCAGAAGCACCGATGCGCGCTAGAGGTTCTTCAACACCTTCGAACTTACCGATAGAAACACCGAATTGACGGCGAACTACAGAGTGAGCTGATGTTACACGTGCAGCCAATTTAGTACCGCCCGTTGCTTGCGCAGGCAAAGAGATACCACGGCCTGCAGCCAAACATTCCATCAACATCATCCAGCCTTTACCAGCGTTAGCGATACCACCAACGATAGCCTCTTCAGCATCAACGACAACGTCTTTACCTTGAGTCGGACAGTTATAGAATGGAGTATTCAATGGATCATGACGACGACCCAAAACAACACCCGGAGTGTTCGATGGAATCAACGCACAAGTAATACCTAGATCTTCACCTTTACCCAACAAATTTTCTGGGTCACGAAGACGGAACGCAAGACCGATCACAGAAGAGATCGCAGCCAAAGTGATCCAACGTTTGTTCCAGTTCAAACGGATTTTGATTTTACCGTCTGTATCTTTGAACAACACACCTGTTGAAGTGATCGCACCAGCATCAGAACCCGCAGTTGGCTCTGTCAAACCGAAGCAAGGGATTTCCTTACCGTCAGCCAAACGAGGCAACCAGTGTTTTTTCTGAGCGTCAGTACCGTAGTGAGCAAGAAGCTCTGCAGGACCCAAAGAGTTTGGAACCATCACTTGAATCGCTACTGCCAATGAACGAGAAGAGATTTTCATGATCACTTCAGAATGGCAAAGCGCAGAGAAACCAAGACCGCCGTACTCTTTCGGTACGATCATACCCAAGAATTTTTCTTTCTTGATGTAGTCCCAGATCGCTGGAGGAATTTCTTTTGTTTTATAGATTTCCCAGTGGTCGATCATTTTACAAAGATTTTCAACCGGGCCTTGCATGAACGCTTTTTCTTCCGCAGTCAAATCTGGGTAAGGTTCGTTCATCAAGTTTTGGAAATTTGGTTTACCAGAGAAAAGATCTTTCTCTACCCACACAACACCCGCATCAAGAGCGGCTTTTTCTGTGTCAGAGATTTTTGGCAAGAATTCGAATTTTTTGAAAATCGCGAACACGCCTGAAGTCACCAACGCTTGACGGATTGGTGGAATATTGAAGATCACAGCGACAACCGCAAATACAATCCACAACCACATCGGAGCTGCGAAGCCCGCCATGATAGCCGCGATTGCGATCGTCCACACGATCAAAGGACTTCCAAAGAAGCCGACGAACAACAAGAGCACCACAGAGCCCAAAACCCAAGCCCATGTGCAGCTCTCTAAGAAATACCCGTATAACGAGTTGATAGAGTCCACGATGTTTCTCCTTATTATTGCTAACCACAATAATTACACCGCTTAATATGAGCATGCGCAAGCAGGCTTTTTTCAGAAGCCTAGGAAATTCGGTACC containing:
- a CDS encoding Rnase Y domain-containing protein; this encodes MLLVIAIALIAIIAGGGLGLALHKLQNARTLRLAREEANEILGEAKEAVELRQLEEKERVQEIEMEMWTKIEAEMLKTEGRIEDLQEVANEKKSKADSLVQEEKKKLQEREAEVKVQEQALKSQEAELNKVKEVQKSLNKDFVEKLTAKLNTSAEEFKTQLKTMMEDEAQRRAARLAQEHEEDVKEHAETRAKKILGLIIDRFARPYCAERGIGAVNFPDNHVRKLFCDPAGENIKTVQETCGCDIIVEEGLDMVGVAGFDPVRRELTRRTLERIFKEKKSITPDFIRKIAENQKKELTKNIKHDGDSLAKELKLEGLHPEIRQMMGSLRYRYSFTQNQYFHCGEVGWLAGLLASELGIDIKKARRVGMLHDIGKSMDHVMEGGHAVIGADFIAARNEAPDVVHAVKAHHFDEQPSTDHAFVVIAADAISGARPGARRSTIESYNQKVSELQDIARSFQGVTDCFVLSGGRECRVMVNGKKIDDTHALDLSKKIAARIEEECNYPGQIKVVVVRETIVTEQTRKELA
- a CDS encoding response regulator is translated as MVLETTSSSTNLEKQHAPRVLVIDDSLDSVKLMSHILDHYKCDVTMAFDGQDAIPLLVNKQFDLVVLDWQMPQMGGRDTLLLMDRLLTEKKVHKVRKPIPVVIYTGHSEEELDLPLVRNFSYLGFINKRQAFSSMMRSFNFILRSI
- a CDS encoding aldo/keto reductase, with protein sequence MSNVPSLKLNDGKTIPQLGFGLWQVPDAEAETAVLEAIKVGYRSIDGAAIYRNEDGLGRAIQNSSVKREELFITTKLWNENQGYDSTLSAFEQSMKKLKLDYLDMYLIHWPSPHRGLFVDTWKALIQLRKEGRVKTIGVSNFTIDNLKKIIAETGEVPAVNQIELHPNFQQKELRKFHAEKGIATESWSPLGQGKILQDATLSEIAAKHGKSVAQIILRWHLQSGLIVIPKSVTPSRIKENFDVFGFTLDNSDMEKIAKMDSAEGRIGPNPETAAF
- a CDS encoding hemolysin family protein, translated to MMTELLVVAVCLFLNMLLSGAEMAFVTVRKLQLKNISAKDKRAKLLLQLKENPERTLSVIQIGITLVGAIAAAVGGAGAEEALTPHLVQTFALKEQTAEAISIALVVLPLSYLSVVVGELVPKTLALRNSLFISLWAARWLYWGEKILSPAVWLLEKSTHIILKIFSLTEKTETATDQDLEIEDLPHQTKQYVMNIVSADKTLAREVMVPWKDVVYLRKGDSIEDVETIIVNSGHTRVPVVEDGNVIGLINSKEFFVARKYKEEDPDWSSLIRPCLKFKSFEPLFRILIKMQEENSHMAVIYDRATVAGLVTMENIFEEIIGDIYDEDDDGYVKKLLASRARRRP
- a CDS encoding acyl-CoA dehydrogenase produces the protein MDSINSLYGYFLESCTWAWVLGSVVLLLFVGFFGSPLIVWTIAIAAIMAGFAAPMWLWIVFAVVAVIFNIPPIRQALVTSGVFAIFKKFEFLPKISDTEKAALDAGVVWVEKDLFSGKPNFQNLMNEPYPDLTAEEKAFMQGPVENLCKMIDHWEIYKTKEIPPAIWDYIKKEKFLGMIVPKEYGGLGFSALCHSEVIMKISSRSLAVAIQVMVPNSLGPAELLAHYGTDAQKKHWLPRLADGKEIPCFGLTEPTAGSDAGAITSTGVLFKDTDGKIKIRLNWNKRWITLAAISSVIGLAFRLRDPENLLGKGEDLGITCALIPSNTPGVVLGRRHDPLNTPFYNCPTQGKDVVVDAEEAIVGGIANAGKGWMMLMECLAAGRGISLPAQATGGTKLAARVTSAHSVVRRQFGVSIGKFEGVEEPLARIGASAYALEAMRRYCLGALDKGIKPGVITAMQKYYATEMGRKVIVDAMDIMGGAGISLGPRNVLAEIYIATPIGITVEGANIMTRTLIIFGQGALRAHPFAYSEVKAYEANDLRAFDRAFFGHIGHIVRNTCRAILLSCSRGYLASTPDCHPQMKVYFRRMSWTSATFALLADVAMGVLGGSLKMKEKITGRFADILAHMYIATAILRRFEAEGRREEDLAFAHYNLKVCMAEIQKGFDGIFDNLKIPGLRWFFKGWLGAWSRINSIGSQASDGWTHAIASAMMKEGGIRDRLTEGIYLPKERDQAVGRLDYAFSVSLKAEAAEKKIRKAVHAGTLPKKKANQLFDEARSKNVITEEEFKLLQEADAVRYDAILVDDFNEEQYHANKVL